In Streptomyces chartreusis NRRL 3882, the following are encoded in one genomic region:
- a CDS encoding ABC transporter ATP-binding protein, with protein sequence MTPRGDDDPATGHARTLLRTATRCSGARCAALCLVSTAATGAGLLLPTVLGRALDLLLARDPATRWVLYCAGLVLLLALLDAAQTVLTGTVDARSTAWLRRRLTGHVLGVGPRAADRFGSGDLVARLVGNAAEAGTTPAARAALLAALAGPVGGVVALGLIDWRLAAVFLAGAPVLTFLLRAVARDTTESATRYQRAQGRIAAALAEAVEGFRTVRAAGTEGRETARVLRPLPGLSEAGHRMWRVQGRAAAQAVAVAPLLQLAVVAVAGVLLTRDRLSVGEVLAASRYAVLATGVGVLVGRLAGLARARAAARRLGEILAEPATGFGARRLPEGPGRLELRGVTARRGGRTVLDGVDLVVPGGTTLAVVGRSGAGKSLLAALAGRLADPDAGEVLLDGVPLRELPHDDLRCAVGYAFARPALLGGTVEQAIGLGLASPSPDRIREAARAALADDFVRRLPDGYDTAVADAPRSGGESQRLGLARAFAHGGRLLILDDALSSLDTVTERHITDALLGDGPGTTRLLVAHRGATAACADAVAWLDGGRVRAVGRHEELWRLAEYRAVFGEGAEPAQAGAGSEAEA encoded by the coding sequence ATGACCCCGCGTGGTGACGACGACCCGGCGACCGGACACGCCCGCACGCTGCTGCGTACGGCCACCCGGTGCAGCGGGGCCCGCTGTGCGGCGCTGTGCCTGGTGAGCACGGCCGCGACCGGTGCCGGACTGCTGCTGCCGACCGTGCTGGGCCGGGCGCTCGATCTGCTGCTGGCGCGGGACCCGGCGACCCGCTGGGTGCTGTACTGCGCCGGCCTCGTGCTGCTGCTCGCCCTGCTGGACGCGGCCCAGACCGTCCTGACCGGCACCGTCGACGCCCGCAGCACCGCGTGGCTGCGCCGCCGGCTGACCGGGCACGTGCTGGGCGTCGGCCCGCGGGCCGCCGACCGCTTCGGATCCGGTGACCTCGTCGCGCGCCTGGTGGGCAACGCCGCCGAGGCGGGGACCACTCCGGCGGCCCGTGCGGCGCTGCTCGCCGCCCTCGCCGGTCCCGTCGGTGGTGTGGTCGCGCTCGGCCTGATCGACTGGCGGCTCGCGGCGGTCTTCCTCGCCGGGGCGCCCGTTCTGACGTTCCTGCTGCGTGCGGTGGCCCGGGACACCACGGAGAGCGCTACGCGTTACCAGCGGGCCCAGGGCCGGATCGCCGCCGCGCTGGCCGAGGCCGTCGAGGGCTTCCGTACCGTCCGGGCGGCGGGTACGGAGGGCCGGGAGACGGCCCGTGTGCTGCGGCCGCTGCCCGGCCTGTCCGAGGCCGGGCACCGCATGTGGCGGGTGCAGGGGCGCGCCGCCGCACAGGCCGTCGCGGTGGCCCCGCTGCTCCAGCTCGCGGTCGTCGCCGTGGCCGGTGTGCTGCTGACCCGGGACCGGCTGTCGGTGGGCGAGGTGCTCGCGGCCTCGCGGTACGCGGTGCTCGCGACGGGCGTCGGCGTCCTGGTCGGCCGGCTCGCGGGCCTGGCCCGGGCCCGGGCGGCGGCCCGGCGCCTCGGCGAGATCCTCGCCGAGCCGGCCACCGGGTTCGGCGCACGGCGACTGCCCGAGGGGCCCGGGCGGCTGGAGCTGCGCGGCGTGACGGCCCGGCGCGGCGGACGCACCGTGCTCGACGGAGTGGACCTCGTCGTACCGGGCGGCACGACCCTGGCCGTGGTGGGCCGGTCGGGCGCGGGCAAGTCGCTGCTGGCCGCGCTCGCCGGGCGGCTGGCCGACCCGGACGCGGGCGAGGTGCTCCTCGACGGGGTGCCGTTGCGCGAACTGCCGCACGACGACCTGCGGTGCGCCGTCGGATACGCCTTCGCCCGCCCGGCCCTCCTCGGCGGCACGGTCGAGCAGGCGATCGGACTCGGCCTGGCGTCCCCCTCCCCCGACCGCATCCGCGAGGCGGCCCGCGCCGCCCTCGCCGACGACTTCGTCCGCCGCCTCCCCGACGGATACGACACGGCCGTCGCCGACGCCCCCCGCTCCGGCGGCGAGTCCCAACGGCTGGGTCTCGCCCGGGCGTTCGCGCACGGCGGCCGGCTGCTGATCCTCGACGACGCCCTCTCCAGCCTGGACACGGTGACGGAACGCCACATCACCGACGCCCTGCTCGGCGACGGCCCGGGCACCACGCGGCTCCTGGTCGCCCACCGCGGCGCCACGGCCGCGTGCGCCGACGCGGTGGCCTGGCTCGACGGAGGGCGGGTGCGGGCGGTGGGGCGGCACGAGGAGCTGTGGCGGCTCGCGGAGTACCGGGCGGTGTTCGGGGAGGGGGCCGAACCGGCGCAGGCCGGGGCCGGAAGCGAGGCAGAGGCATGA
- a CDS encoding SapB/AmfS family lanthipeptide, with amino-acid sequence MALLDLQTIESEERTDGGGASTVSLLSCISAASVLLCL; translated from the coding sequence ATGGCACTTCTCGACCTCCAGACGATCGAGTCCGAGGAGCGGACGGACGGCGGCGGCGCCAGCACGGTCAGCCTGCTCTCGTGCATCAGCGCGGCGAGCGTCCTGCTCTGCCTCTGA
- the lanKC gene encoding class III lanthionine synthetase LanKC, with product MDKRYEVYALADRHFYETPDRLAHSGQDAAQGTAAHLYETARRPVPEGWEAARIGDWLTMTPLGPDGEPAQGPAQGWKIHASATRANAERIAGIVWDYCVERRIPFKFVPGPHLLHLRNTKYAPRDGSGKFVTVYPAGEEQLHEVLRELGALLEGFEGPYILTDLRWGEGPLYVRYGAFARSFVVDERGALVPAVRDGAGRLVPDRRTPSFQVPDWVTLPEFLKPHLDARNNTTTGDLPYRIEKALHFSNGGGVYAGTDTRDGRRVVLKEGRPHAGLASDGADAIARLEREKRALEQVAGTGVVPEVRDWFELGGHRFLVMDFLEGRPLNSFFAERHPLLAQDPEPEAVAAYTAWALRIHRKVEEAVAAVHARGIVFNDLHVFNIMVAPDEETVFLLDFEAAAPAGENGRQVVAHPGFFAPPDRRGADVDRYALACLRLALFLPVTTLFVVDRGKAAHLAEVIAEEFPDVPREFLDEAVTEITREVSGRTVAAPSSPVDPGDWPYSRDSMVKAILASATPERDDRLFPGDVAQFSDGGGLGIAHGAAGVLYALDAIGAERYEEGERWLLARTAPAPVGTPLGLYDGLAGVALVLDRLGHRQRALDLVEGILAERWQNLSSDLHGGLAGLGLVLGHLAHTTGEAVLRERADEAARILLRRLAEPLPATPRPRAGLLRGATGPALLMLRQYEWTGRAEWLEAAAVALRRDLESCATREGGALEVDEGWRTLPYLGDGSAGIGMVLDDLVGHAPHLAGEFGPARSGVLTAATSRFYAQPGLFQGRAGMILHLSRTTTPGATADRLAGQIAGLGWFAMAYEGQLAFPGHQMMRLSMDLATGTAGCLLALGAALDPATDTHLPFLPPPHRRPPLYAAPRSGGVVTPPRPHG from the coding sequence ATGGACAAGCGGTACGAGGTGTACGCGCTCGCCGACCGGCACTTCTACGAGACGCCGGACCGGCTGGCGCACAGCGGGCAGGATGCCGCGCAGGGGACGGCGGCCCACCTCTACGAGACGGCCCGCCGGCCGGTGCCCGAGGGCTGGGAGGCGGCACGGATCGGCGACTGGCTGACGATGACGCCGCTCGGTCCGGACGGCGAGCCGGCGCAGGGCCCGGCGCAGGGCTGGAAGATCCACGCCTCGGCGACCCGGGCGAACGCGGAGCGGATCGCCGGGATCGTGTGGGACTACTGCGTCGAGCGGCGGATCCCCTTCAAGTTCGTGCCGGGCCCGCACCTGCTGCACCTGCGCAACACCAAGTACGCGCCGCGCGACGGCAGCGGCAAGTTCGTCACCGTCTATCCGGCCGGCGAGGAGCAGCTGCACGAGGTGCTGCGCGAGCTGGGGGCGCTGCTGGAGGGGTTCGAGGGGCCGTACATCCTGACCGACCTGCGGTGGGGCGAGGGTCCGCTGTACGTCCGGTACGGCGCCTTCGCGCGCTCCTTCGTCGTGGACGAGCGGGGCGCGCTGGTGCCGGCCGTGCGGGACGGTGCGGGGCGGCTGGTGCCGGACCGGCGGACGCCGTCCTTCCAGGTGCCGGACTGGGTGACGCTGCCGGAGTTCCTCAAGCCCCATCTGGACGCGCGCAACAACACGACGACGGGCGACCTGCCCTACCGCATCGAGAAGGCGCTGCACTTCTCCAACGGCGGCGGTGTGTACGCGGGCACCGACACGCGCGACGGGCGCAGGGTCGTGCTGAAGGAGGGCCGGCCGCACGCTGGGCTCGCCTCGGACGGCGCCGACGCGATCGCCCGGCTGGAGCGGGAGAAGCGGGCGCTGGAGCAGGTCGCGGGCACGGGCGTGGTGCCGGAGGTGCGCGACTGGTTCGAGCTCGGCGGCCACCGATTCCTGGTGATGGACTTCCTCGAGGGCCGCCCGCTCAATTCCTTCTTCGCCGAGCGGCATCCGCTGCTCGCCCAGGATCCCGAGCCGGAGGCCGTCGCCGCGTACACGGCGTGGGCGCTGCGCATCCACCGCAAGGTGGAGGAGGCCGTGGCGGCGGTGCACGCGCGCGGCATCGTCTTCAACGACCTGCACGTCTTCAACATCATGGTCGCGCCGGACGAGGAGACGGTCTTCCTCCTCGACTTCGAGGCCGCGGCCCCGGCCGGGGAGAACGGCCGCCAGGTCGTCGCCCACCCGGGCTTCTTCGCGCCGCCGGACCGCCGGGGCGCCGACGTCGACCGCTATGCGCTGGCCTGTCTGCGGCTGGCCCTGTTCCTGCCCGTGACCACGCTGTTCGTGGTCGACCGCGGCAAGGCGGCACATCTGGCCGAGGTGATCGCGGAGGAGTTCCCGGACGTGCCGCGGGAGTTTCTCGACGAGGCGGTCACGGAGATCACGCGGGAGGTGTCCGGCCGTACGGTGGCCGCTCCGTCCTCTCCGGTGGACCCGGGCGACTGGCCGTACAGCCGCGACTCCATGGTCAAGGCGATCCTCGCCTCGGCCACCCCGGAGCGCGACGACCGGCTCTTCCCGGGCGATGTCGCCCAGTTCTCCGACGGCGGCGGGCTGGGGATCGCCCACGGCGCGGCCGGGGTGCTGTACGCGCTGGACGCGATCGGCGCCGAGCGGTACGAGGAGGGCGAGCGCTGGCTGCTGGCCCGGACGGCGCCGGCCCCGGTCGGCACGCCGCTCGGCCTGTACGACGGTCTCGCGGGCGTCGCCCTGGTCCTGGACCGGCTCGGGCACCGGCAGCGGGCGCTGGACCTGGTCGAGGGCATCCTCGCGGAGCGCTGGCAGAACCTCTCCTCCGACCTGCACGGCGGACTGGCCGGACTGGGCCTCGTCCTGGGCCACCTGGCGCACACCACCGGGGAAGCGGTGCTGCGCGAGCGGGCCGACGAGGCCGCCCGGATCCTGCTGCGACGGCTCGCCGAGCCGCTCCCCGCCACGCCCCGGCCGCGCGCCGGACTGCTGCGGGGCGCGACCGGCCCCGCACTGCTCATGCTGCGGCAGTACGAGTGGACCGGCCGGGCCGAATGGCTGGAGGCGGCGGCCGTGGCGCTGCGCCGGGACCTGGAGTCCTGTGCGACCCGCGAGGGCGGTGCGCTGGAGGTCGACGAGGGCTGGCGGACCCTGCCCTACCTCGGCGACGGCAGCGCGGGAATCGGCATGGTCCTCGACGACCTCGTGGGCCACGCCCCGCACCTGGCCGGGGAGTTCGGGCCGGCCCGCTCCGGTGTGCTCACGGCGGCCACCTCACGCTTCTACGCGCAGCCCGGGTTGTTCCAGGGCCGCGCCGGAATGATCCTGCACCTCAGCCGCACGACCACGCCGGGCGCGACCGCGGACCGGCTGGCCGGGCAGATCGCCGGACTGGGCTGGTTCGCGATGGCCTACGAGGGCCAACTCGCCTTCCCCGGCCACCAGATGATGCGGCTGTCCATGGACCTCGCCACCGGAACGGCAGGGTGCCTGCTGGCGCTCGGCGCGGCCCTCGACCCGGCGACCGACACCCACCTGCCGTTCCTCCCGCCGCCGCACCGGCGGCCCCCCCTATACGCGGCTCCGCGATCCGGCGGAGTCGTGACACCACCCCGTCCCCACGGATGA
- a CDS encoding SpoIIE family protein phosphatase: MANVVSEGAEERGTRTLRAEGALKAIAVDQESPERVHRALEQALVFAGAAFVAVYTPSQDGELLSLVESAGAPRTLYGLRDSYPRAGRSPAAEAHRGGRPVSLSPAELAEHAQARRVPSRDFHLVALPVHGNGGGCLLAVSERPAGFDTDDRKCLELVSEAVAFTAPAAPAEGGELPPGAFSLAMDTGRVRVGDDLLDLFGLDPVEFDGRVETLLGLTVPEDLPSLMSVVEADHMSIGDRELEFRVLQPTGPPKWLRLTGRLLPGGEGHPARLVGTVADASTLRSDVTDVARVQRLATALATAVTVRDVGNAVVAALRRPLRADRIALAELESDRLVVTVLDPPEPEAWPELWRREWRSEWPDAPVRAMPTLSAALREGRARIWPAGSTLERALAEVGPGGLAVLPLPAGNRMAGACLIGWDAPHDFGTDERALLTACAGLAGQALVRARAFDAEHELVGMLQRQLLPRRLPRLPGAVAVARYLPSTAGLELGGDWYDVIPLPDHHVALVIGDVQGHSAGAATLMGQMRTALRAYAVEGHPPDVVVGHANRLLMDMESDLFATCAYVDVDLEEGSAWCVRAGHLPPVLRYPDGRTEIAEAEGGPPLGVITQADFPMSPLRLPPGTVIALATDGLVETPGTDIDEGMDRLAGRLAGAAPADLGFVADALLGNAPRSDDVALLLMRYDGMDLRPLRESWTVWRVPQAVGHARRFARRTLRTWGVTEDIDAVLLVVSELVTNALVHTDGRVRMDLTLINNRLRVAIADASPRSPVRPTSIGWEATGGRGILLVEALSATWGTLPVSGGKQVWAEVALGR; encoded by the coding sequence ATGGCCAACGTGGTCAGTGAGGGCGCCGAAGAGCGCGGAACGCGAACGCTGCGTGCCGAAGGTGCCCTCAAAGCGATCGCGGTCGATCAGGAGTCACCCGAACGGGTGCACCGTGCTCTCGAACAGGCACTCGTCTTCGCCGGTGCCGCGTTCGTCGCCGTGTACACGCCCAGTCAGGACGGCGAACTGCTCTCCCTCGTCGAGTCGGCCGGCGCACCCAGGACGCTGTACGGGCTGCGCGACAGTTACCCGCGCGCCGGGCGCTCCCCGGCCGCCGAGGCCCACCGCGGCGGACGGCCGGTGTCGCTGAGCCCGGCGGAACTCGCCGAGCACGCCCAGGCGCGGCGTGTGCCGTCCCGGGACTTCCATCTGGTGGCCCTGCCCGTGCACGGCAACGGCGGCGGCTGCCTGCTGGCCGTGAGCGAGCGCCCCGCCGGGTTCGACACCGACGACCGCAAGTGCCTGGAACTCGTCTCCGAGGCGGTCGCCTTCACCGCCCCGGCCGCTCCGGCCGAGGGCGGTGAGCTGCCGCCGGGCGCCTTCAGCCTCGCCATGGACACCGGCCGCGTCCGGGTCGGCGACGATCTGCTGGACCTCTTCGGCCTGGACCCCGTGGAGTTCGACGGCCGCGTCGAGACCCTGCTCGGCCTGACCGTGCCCGAGGACCTGCCCTCGCTGATGTCCGTCGTGGAGGCGGACCACATGTCCATCGGCGACCGGGAGCTGGAGTTCCGCGTGCTCCAGCCCACCGGGCCGCCGAAGTGGCTCCGGCTGACCGGGCGTCTCCTGCCCGGTGGCGAGGGCCACCCGGCGCGGCTCGTGGGAACCGTCGCCGACGCCTCCACGCTGCGCTCCGACGTCACCGACGTGGCCCGCGTCCAGCGCCTGGCCACCGCGCTGGCCACCGCCGTCACCGTCCGCGACGTCGGAAACGCCGTGGTCGCCGCCCTGCGCAGGCCGCTCAGGGCCGACCGGATCGCCCTCGCCGAGCTGGAGAGCGACCGGCTCGTCGTCACCGTCCTCGACCCGCCCGAACCCGAGGCCTGGCCCGAGCTGTGGCGCAGGGAGTGGCGCAGCGAGTGGCCCGACGCGCCCGTGCGCGCCATGCCCACCCTCTCCGCTGCCCTGCGCGAGGGCCGGGCCCGGATCTGGCCCGCCGGCAGTACCCTGGAACGCGCCCTGGCCGAGGTCGGCCCCGGCGGCCTCGCCGTCCTGCCGCTGCCCGCCGGGAACCGCATGGCGGGGGCCTGCCTGATCGGCTGGGACGCCCCGCACGACTTCGGCACCGACGAACGCGCCCTGCTCACCGCCTGCGCCGGCCTGGCCGGACAGGCGCTGGTGCGGGCCCGGGCCTTCGACGCCGAACACGAACTCGTCGGCATGCTCCAGCGCCAGCTGCTGCCGCGCCGCCTGCCCCGGCTGCCCGGCGCGGTGGCCGTCGCCCGCTACCTGCCCAGCACGGCAGGGCTCGAACTCGGCGGCGACTGGTACGACGTCATCCCGCTGCCCGACCACCACGTCGCCCTGGTCATCGGCGACGTCCAGGGGCACAGCGCGGGCGCCGCCACCCTCATGGGCCAGATGCGCACCGCCCTGCGCGCCTACGCCGTCGAGGGGCACCCGCCCGACGTGGTGGTGGGGCACGCCAACCGGCTGCTCATGGACATGGAGAGCGACCTCTTCGCCACCTGCGCCTACGTCGACGTCGACCTGGAGGAGGGCTCCGCCTGGTGCGTGCGCGCCGGGCACCTGCCGCCGGTGCTGCGGTACCCGGACGGCCGGACCGAGATCGCGGAGGCCGAGGGCGGCCCGCCCCTCGGGGTGATCACCCAGGCCGACTTCCCCATGAGCCCGCTGCGCCTCCCGCCCGGCACCGTGATCGCCCTGGCCACGGACGGCCTCGTCGAGACGCCCGGCACCGACATCGACGAGGGCATGGACCGCCTCGCCGGCCGGCTGGCCGGAGCCGCCCCCGCCGACCTGGGGTTCGTCGCCGACGCCCTCCTCGGCAACGCCCCGCGCAGTGACGACGTCGCCCTGCTCCTCATGCGCTACGACGGCATGGACCTGCGCCCGCTGCGGGAGAGCTGGACGGTGTGGCGCGTCCCGCAGGCCGTCGGGCACGCCCGCCGCTTCGCCCGGCGCACCCTGCGCACCTGGGGCGTCACCGAGGACATCGACGCCGTCCTCCTCGTCGTCTCCGAACTCGTCACCAACGCCCTCGTCCACACCGACGGCCGGGTCCGCATGGACCTCACGCTCATCAACAACCGCCTGCGCGTCGCCATCGCCGACGCCTCCCCGCGCAGCCCGGTCCGGCCGACCAGCATCGGCTGGGAGGCCACGGGCGGCCGGGGCATCCTCCTCGTCGAGGCCCTGTCGGCGACGTGGGGGACTCTGCCGGTCAGCGGCGGCAAGCAGGTGTGGGCGGAGGTCGCACTCGGGCGATGA
- a CDS encoding MATE family efflux transporter — MSRKTTPAKQTAQQRESVVRRIAGAALPLYLTMIASSAGALVDTAVLGQHTTSSLAAFTVAMAVFTPSTAAVNGVMRGVMPFVAAHDDDPDALLPTVRNGTWLAMVVGAVAAVAVLGVPLLGAWTGVPREVLDELGWFPALLACSLVCTALASSATSVLVGLGRGKLVMRAGLWGTGTAVLLSLLLVPGAGPLPSLGLVGAGVAILASNIITAGVAQLSLHRSTVLAGHSLNPGRPVPREMLALAKVGVPLAGTVLIKFAVLGVLGFAAARLGAETAAVHSICISLANLVFTAAVAIGQATVPTVAGHVRDGDVQGVRRGVMAGLQVAVVAIGTLGAVIAVLHDLIIPVFTDDQRLQERVAGMLAILLVVVMADAVQAVCGFGLISIRRTMPSLVTFAVCYGVLSLVSVPTADVGGLTGLWLALAGANLLLILGQALSFQRHSGRLRPASATPAG; from the coding sequence ATGTCCAGGAAAACGACACCAGCGAAGCAGACAGCTCAGCAACGGGAAAGCGTCGTCAGACGCATCGCGGGCGCGGCTCTCCCCCTCTACCTGACGATGATCGCCTCGTCCGCGGGAGCGCTCGTGGACACGGCGGTGCTCGGGCAGCACACCACGTCGTCGCTCGCCGCCTTCACCGTCGCCATGGCCGTGTTCACGCCGTCCACCGCGGCGGTGAACGGCGTGATGCGTGGTGTCATGCCGTTCGTCGCCGCCCATGACGACGACCCGGACGCGCTGTTGCCGACCGTGAGGAACGGAACGTGGCTCGCGATGGTGGTGGGCGCCGTCGCGGCCGTCGCGGTGCTCGGTGTTCCGTTGCTGGGCGCGTGGACAGGAGTGCCCCGCGAGGTGCTCGACGAGCTGGGCTGGTTCCCGGCGCTCCTGGCGTGCAGCCTGGTGTGCACCGCGCTCGCCTCGTCCGCCACCTCGGTTCTCGTGGGTCTCGGACGCGGGAAGCTCGTGATGCGGGCGGGGCTGTGGGGCACGGGCACGGCGGTGCTGCTGTCGCTGCTGCTCGTACCGGGTGCCGGTCCGCTTCCCTCGCTCGGGCTCGTCGGAGCGGGGGTGGCCATCCTCGCCTCCAACATCATCACCGCGGGGGTCGCCCAGTTGTCGCTGCACCGCTCGACGGTGCTGGCGGGCCACTCGCTGAACCCGGGCAGGCCGGTGCCCCGGGAGATGCTGGCGCTCGCCAAGGTGGGTGTTCCCCTCGCCGGGACGGTGCTGATCAAGTTCGCCGTACTGGGAGTTCTGGGGTTCGCCGCCGCGCGGCTCGGCGCGGAGACGGCGGCGGTGCACAGCATCTGCATCTCCCTCGCCAACCTCGTCTTCACCGCCGCCGTGGCGATAGGACAGGCGACGGTCCCCACGGTCGCCGGCCATGTGCGCGACGGCGACGTCCAGGGGGTCCGGCGTGGAGTCATGGCGGGACTACAGGTGGCCGTGGTGGCGATCGGCACCCTGGGGGCCGTGATCGCCGTGCTCCACGACCTGATCATCCCCGTCTTCACCGACGACCAGCGGTTGCAGGAACGGGTGGCGGGCATGCTGGCGATCCTGCTCGTCGTCGTCATGGCCGACGCGGTGCAGGCGGTGTGCGGTTTCGGGCTCATCAGCATCCGGCGCACGATGCCGAGTCTGGTGACGTTCGCGGTGTGCTACGGCGTGCTCTCGCTGGTCTCCGTCCCCACCGCTGACGTCGGAGGGCTGACGGGTCTGTGGCTCGCCCTCGCGGGCGCCAACCTGTTGCTGATCCTGGGTCAGGCCCTGTCCTTCCAACGGCACAGCGGGCGGCTGCGGCCCGCTTCCGCAACGCCGGCCGGGTAG
- a CDS encoding CBS domain-containing protein has protein sequence MAQHVRDIMTSDPATVEPQTSVAEVARIMRDEDLGVVLVTDGDNLRGVVTDRDLVVRSISRGGDPERTSVADACSDDLVTVSPDEDLGHAVELMREHSVRRIPVVDHGHPVGIVSLGDMAMERDPDSALGDISAARPNT, from the coding sequence ATGGCTCAGCATGTCCGCGACATCATGACCAGCGATCCGGCCACGGTCGAGCCGCAGACCTCCGTCGCAGAGGTGGCCCGCATCATGCGCGACGAGGACCTCGGCGTCGTCCTGGTGACGGACGGCGACAATCTGCGCGGTGTGGTCACCGACCGTGACCTGGTGGTCCGGTCGATCAGCCGGGGCGGCGACCCGGAGCGGACCAGCGTGGCCGACGCGTGCAGTGACGACCTGGTCACCGTCAGCCCCGACGAGGACCTCGGTCACGCGGTGGAGCTCATGCGTGAGCACTCCGTGCGCCGTATCCCGGTCGTCGACCACGGCCACCCCGTGGGCATCGTCTCCCTGGGCGACATGGCCATGGAGCGCGACCCGGACTCGGCGCTGGGCGACATCAGCGCCGCGCGTCCCAACACCTGA
- a CDS encoding glucose-1-phosphate thymidylyltransferase, with protein sequence MKALVLSGGAGTRLRPITHTSAKQLVPVANKAVLFYGLESIAEAGITDVGMIVGDTAAEIEEAVGDGSQFGLKVTYIPQERPLGLAHAVLIARDYLGDDDFVMYLGDNFIVGGITGLVDEFRSNRPDAQILLTRVADPRAFGVAELDPSGQVIGLEEKPDRPKSDLALVGVYLFTPLIHDAVRAIEPSWRGELEITHAIQHLIDSRADVRCTVITGYWKDTGNVGDMLEVNRMVLEGMDRRIDGEVDAASETIGRVVVEEGARIIDSRIVGPAVIGSGTVIRNSYVGPFTSIAENCRVTDSEVEFSIVLRDSSIQGVGRIESSLIGRHVEVTPAPSVPSAHRLVLGDHSKVQITS encoded by the coding sequence ATGAAGGCTCTCGTGCTGTCCGGCGGCGCAGGAACAAGACTGAGGCCGATCACGCACACGTCGGCCAAGCAACTGGTGCCAGTGGCCAACAAGGCTGTGCTCTTCTACGGGTTGGAGTCGATCGCCGAGGCCGGCATCACCGACGTGGGCATGATCGTCGGGGACACGGCCGCGGAGATCGAGGAAGCGGTGGGTGACGGGTCGCAGTTCGGCCTCAAGGTCACCTACATACCCCAGGAGCGGCCCCTGGGGCTGGCCCACGCGGTGCTGATCGCCCGGGACTACCTCGGTGACGACGACTTCGTGATGTACCTCGGCGACAACTTCATCGTCGGCGGCATCACCGGACTCGTCGACGAGTTCCGCAGCAACCGGCCCGACGCCCAGATCCTGCTCACCCGCGTGGCCGACCCACGCGCCTTCGGTGTCGCCGAACTCGACCCCTCCGGCCAGGTCATCGGCCTGGAGGAGAAGCCCGACCGGCCCAAGAGCGATCTCGCCCTGGTCGGCGTCTACCTGTTCACCCCCCTGATCCACGACGCGGTACGCGCCATCGAACCGTCCTGGCGCGGCGAACTGGAGATCACCCACGCCATCCAGCACCTGATCGACTCGCGCGCCGACGTGCGCTGCACGGTCATCACGGGCTACTGGAAGGACACCGGCAACGTCGGCGACATGCTCGAGGTGAACCGCATGGTTCTGGAGGGCATGGACCGGCGGATCGACGGCGAGGTGGACGCGGCGTCGGAGACCATCGGGCGCGTGGTGGTGGAGGAGGGCGCGCGGATCATCGACTCGCGCATCGTCGGCCCCGCCGTCATCGGTTCCGGAACGGTCATCCGCAACTCCTACGTGGGTCCCTTCACCTCCATCGCGGAGAACTGCCGGGTCACCGACAGTGAAGTCGAGTTCTCCATCGTGCTGCGGGACTCCTCGATCCAGGGCGTGGGCCGGATCGAGTCCTCGCTGATCGGCCGGCACGTCGAGGTGACGCCGGCCCCCAGCGTCCCCAGCGCCCACCGCCTCGTCCTCGGAGATCACAGCAAGGTGCAGATCACTTCATGA
- the rfbB gene encoding dTDP-glucose 4,6-dehydratase, producing the protein MNLLVTGAAGFIGSRYVRAALAQDAPAAPRITVLDKLTYAGTLDNLELTHPRLEFVQGDICDAELVDKLMADADQVVHFAAESHVDRSITGAADFVRTNVLGTQTLLDAALRHGVGPFVHVSTDEVYGSIDTGSWPEDHPLQPNSPYSASKASSDLLALAYHRTHGLDVRVTRCSNNYGPHQFPEKIVPLFVTNLLDGHKVPLYGEGRNVRDWLHVDDHCLGIDLVRTKGRPGEVYNIGGGTELTNKELTGLLLDACGADWDRVEYVEDRKGHDLRYSVDWSKARDELGYRPRHDFTTGLAETVAWYRDNRAWWEPLKQRVAQERA; encoded by the coding sequence ATGAACCTCCTCGTCACCGGCGCCGCCGGGTTCATCGGCTCCCGCTACGTCCGCGCAGCTCTCGCCCAGGACGCACCCGCCGCGCCGCGCATCACCGTGCTGGACAAGCTCACCTACGCCGGCACCCTCGACAACCTCGAACTGACCCATCCCCGGCTGGAGTTCGTGCAGGGCGACATCTGCGACGCCGAACTGGTCGACAAGCTCATGGCCGACGCGGACCAGGTCGTGCACTTCGCCGCCGAGTCCCACGTGGACCGCTCGATCACCGGCGCGGCCGACTTCGTCCGCACCAACGTGCTGGGCACCCAGACCCTGCTGGACGCCGCCCTGCGCCACGGCGTGGGCCCCTTCGTGCACGTCTCCACCGACGAGGTCTACGGCTCCATCGACACCGGCTCGTGGCCGGAGGACCACCCGCTGCAACCGAACTCCCCGTACTCGGCCTCCAAGGCCTCCTCCGACCTGCTCGCCCTGGCCTACCACCGCACCCACGGCCTGGACGTGCGTGTCACACGGTGCTCCAACAACTACGGCCCGCACCAGTTCCCCGAGAAGATCGTCCCGCTGTTCGTCACCAACCTCCTCGACGGCCACAAGGTGCCGCTGTACGGCGAGGGCCGCAACGTCCGCGACTGGCTGCACGTGGACGACCACTGCCTGGGCATCGACCTCGTCCGTACCAAGGGCCGGCCCGGCGAGGTCTACAACATCGGCGGCGGCACCGAGCTCACCAACAAGGAGCTCACCGGGCTGCTCCTCGACGCCTGCGGCGCGGACTGGGACCGGGTGGAGTACGTGGAGGACCGCAAGGGCCACGACCTGCGCTACTCCGTCGACTGGTCCAAGGCCCGCGACGAACTCGGCTACCGTCCCCGCCACGACTTCACCACCGGCCTCGCCGAGACCGTCGCCTGGTACCGCGACAACCGTGCCTGGTGGGAGCCCCTGAAGCAGCGCGTCGCCCAGGAGCGGGCATGA